TGTTACAAAAGAGTCGGCTATTCCTGAAGCCACAATTTTTCCTGCTGGTGTCAGGAAATACTCACGTCCTTTTGTTTCTATCAGACGATCTGCTTCGAGTCTCCTGAGCTTCGGAATTATTGCCTGAGACGTGCTTCCGGTATTTTCACGCAGCTGGGAAAGTTTTCTGCTGTCCCCATTTAAGATAGAAGTATCTCTGTTAGAAGTCTTGACCTGTATATTGCCTGAACATCATCTTCCATTTCTTTATATAATTCGAAATGATTCATTCCTGTTGCCGCATCTACGGATTTTTTTCTTACTTTCTTATTAAATTGTTTTAACACAGAGCCTATCCCAAAAGTAATATTATGCTGAAATTATAAATATAGTTATATGTCATTCCATGAAATCGATGACGTTCTATGGGAATCAATAGAGCCTTATCTTCCTCCTCAGAAACCACATACAGGAAGACCACGTGCAAATATGAGGAAGTTAATGAATGGTATTTTGTACGTTGTTATGACAGGTTGTACATGGAAAGATGTTCCTCGCCGCTATGGTTCTAAATCAACCGTTCATAGATTCCACCTCTACCTCTGTGAACATGGAATTTATCAGGAAATCTTTAATGAACTTTTAAACAAAGGTTATGATTTGAAGAAAATAGATCTCTCTCATTGTTTTACTGATACAAAGGATATTCCGACTAAAAAAGGGGGAATATCGGCTACGACGGTCATAAAAAAGTAAAAGGAATAAAATTAAGCGTTTTAGTAGACTTACAGGGTCTACCTCTCTCTATAATTGTTGTTCCCGCAAATGAGAATGATTCAACACTTTATATACCTACACTTAAAAATTTCAAGATAAAAAGACCTGTAGGAAGGCCTGTTAACAGGCCTTCAAAAGTAACAGCTGATGGAATGTATGATACAGCTAAAATTAGAAAATATAACAGAAAAAGAGGAATAAAGTCCAATATACCAGTAAATAAAAGAAATAGGAAGAAAAAGAAGATAGGAAGACCAATAAAGGTAGATCAGAAAGAATACAAAATGAAAAGTATAGTAGAAAGGTTCTTTAGCTGGATAGAGTCATGTAAGAAAGTATTTCCAAGATATGAAATAAAAGAGGAATCATATCTAGGAGTCGTAATGGTAGCAGCAGTAATTAGATTAAATGAAGTTTTGGGATAGGCTCAGGGACAAATAAGAAAATCGATCCGAGAGAGCTAGCAGCACCTCCTTGCATGATATCATTTTCGTCAGCTATTAATCTGATTATATCTTTCCAGAATTTGTTCTTGTCAGGAATTTGTGAGAAGATTGAAATTATTGTATATGCAGCACCCCATCTGACACTAACGTCTTTGTCTGTAACAAGTCTATGAAGATCTTCTAAAGCTTTATTTTTATCTGGAATACTCGGAAAGCACGAGCTAATGAAAACAGTTGAGCTCCACCTGACATCGGGATCGATATCAAAAGTTAAACTATGAACTTCATCCCAGGCTTTTTCCTTGTCCGAAATCAAGTGAAAAGTATTGATTAGATGTTTCAACGATTCTATACGTTCTTCAGGATCGCCACTAAACATTTTACTATGGATGTCCTCCTGATTAACCAACAATTTACACCAGAAGTTCCTAAACTCTAAAACTTAAAAAACTTGCTATATTTTTTCTTCATTTCCGTTCTTTTTAAGTTAAGTAGTGAGTTTATTAGAATTTTTAAATTTATCACTTCAATTTTCATGCATTCGTTATGGAAAGGCCGGTCTCCTTCGTCGACCGGTGAGAGTCCAGGGTATAAAATGTGGGAATCTTAAAAACGTTATCTTATTATAAGAAAAATCAGAAAGGCTTGCTTCCAAGCAAACAATAACAAAATAGAAAAAAACGGTTTAGAATATTAAATTGAAAAAGAGTAGTCTATTCCTCTAAAAGGAACAGACAAAACTCACAATTTTATTTTTCCATTACTTTCCTGTACATCCTCGCCTGGAACCCATGATACTTCGCAAACCCTTCTGCATCCTTCTGATCAATAGTCTGGCTGTCAAACGAAACGAGATCCTCAGAATAAAGTGCATTTGGCGAGCTGCGGGCAAGGATAGTAAGTGCGCCTTTGTAGAGCTTCACTTTCACTGTACCTGTAACCCTTTCCTGGGACTTGTCGATAAAGGCGTTGAGGTCGGCAAACAGGGGGTCGTCCACAAGGCCTGCGTATGCCATTTCGGACCACTGCTCTTCAACGATCTTCTTGAACTTCAGTTCCCCGCGGGTCAGGACGAGTTTCTCGAGGTCGGCGTGGGCTGCGAGGAGTACGGTTGCAGCCGGGTGCTCGTAGTTCTCACGGGCTTTTAAGCCGAGCACGCGGTCTTCGATCATATCTGTCCTGCCGACGCCGTTCTCGCCTGCAATTTCGTTCATCTTCTTGACAAGGGCATAGCCGCCGAGCTTTTCGCCGTCAATGGCTACAGGGACTCCGG
The genomic region above belongs to Methanosarcina horonobensis HB-1 = JCM 15518 and contains:
- a CDS encoding HEAT repeat domain-containing protein; this encodes MVNQEDIHSKMFSGDPEERIESLKHLINTFHLISDKEKAWDEVHSLTFDIDPDVRWSSTVFISSCFPSIPDKNKALEDLHRLVTDKDVSVRWGAAYTIISIFSQIPDKNKFWKDIIRLIADENDIMQGGAASSLGSIFLFVPEPIPKLHLI
- a CDS encoding transposase, with protein sequence MSFHEIDDVLWESIEPYLPPQKPHTGRPRANMRKLMNGILYVVMTGCTWKDVPRRYGSKSTVHRFHLYLCEHGIYQEIFNELLNKGYDLKKIDLSHCFTDTKDIPTKKGGISATTVIKK
- a CDS encoding IS5/IS1182 family transposase; translation: MKLSVLVDLQGLPLSIIVVPANENDSTLYIPTLKNFKIKRPVGRPVNRPSKVTADGMYDTAKIRKYNRKRGIKSNIPVNKRNRKKKKIGRPIKVDQKEYKMKSIVERFFSWIESCKKVFPRYEIKEESYLGVVMVAAVIRLNEVLG